A single window of Nicotiana sylvestris chromosome 3, ASM39365v2, whole genome shotgun sequence DNA harbors:
- the LOC138887340 gene encoding uncharacterized protein, with product MVDSQKIAVMKNWPRPTTPTEICSFLGFARSFQELKLRLTTVPVLTLPNGTDGFVRRWLELLKDYNIDILYHLGKANVVADALSQKYMGSLAHLEAYQRPLDGEVHRFASLGVRLADSSEGELIVQNRVESSLVKEVKEKQHDDPLLLQLKDGIHKHKTVSFSLGIDDGTLPYQGRLCVLNIDGLRERIMAEAHTSRYSVHPGSTKMYHDIKEVYW from the exons atggttgattCTCAAAAGATTGCAGTGATGAAGAATTGGCCTAGGCCTACAACTCCAACAGAGATTTGCAGTTTCTTGGGCTTTGCAAG GAGCTTCCAGGAGTTGAAATTAAGATTGACTACAGTGCCAGTGTTAACCCTGCCAAATGGTACAGATGgatttgtg agaagatgGTTAGAGTTACTCAAAGACTACAACATCGATATTCTGTATCACTTGGgaaaagccaatgttgtggcggatgctcttagccaGAAATATATGGGTAGCTTGGCTCACTTGGAGGCATATCAAAGGCCATTGGACGGGGAGGTTCATCGGTTTGCTAGCCTGGGAGTTCGTCTTGCAGACTCTAGTGAAGGCGAGTTGATTGTACAAAATAGAGTTGAATCATCGCTTGTGAAGGAGGTCAAGGAGAAACAACACGACGATCCATTATTGTTACAACTGAAGGATGGGATTCATAAACATAAGACTGTATCTTTTTCTCTTGGCATTGATGATGGTACACTACCGTACCAAGGGCGACTATGTGTTCTAAATATAGATGGTCTTCGAGAAAGAATCATGGCTgaagctcacacttctaggtattccgtgcacccaggttctacaaagatgtatcatgatatcaaggaagtcTATTGGTGA